TGGTTTTGTTAATGTTGGTGAAAGTATTGCTATTGGTGCTATTTCTGCTATTATAAGTAATTTTGCAGTACATTATAAAAATAAATCTTCAATAGATGATACTTTAGATGTATTTCCATGTCATGGTGTTGGTGGAATTATGGGTATGATTTTTACTGGAATTTTTGCTGCTGATTATGGTACTGGTTTACCAACAGCAGATTGGGGATTAGCTTATGGCGTTTCAAAAACTTTTATTCATCATATGATTGCATTAGTTGGTGTTGCCGCATTTGCTTTTGTTGGTTCTTATATTTTATATTTTATTACAGATAAAATTGAGCCAATGCGAGTAACTAAAGAAGAAGAAGAATTGGGCTTAGACATTTCTCAACATGGAGAATCTATAATTAAGCAAAGTATAGATTTGTAGTGTATTAGTTAATATTATACTCAATATTAATACCGTATTCTTCTTGCATTTTTCTAATAGCAACTGTAAAATCAACATCTTCTTTTTGATAAGTCGTATGTGCATTCCACACATCGTATTTAAACTCATCTACTTCTTTCCTACCATATAAATATGAATAATATTGGTTTAAGTTTTTAATCATTTTGTCTTCTTGAATAGAATCGTTGAGATAGACATTACACATAATAATATCTAGCTGATTATTTTCATTAAAAAAATATTTTAAATCTAAATATTCTCCAAAAGGTGTTGAGTCTACTGGAAAGCTATAAGCATAAAATAGATTATTATCTGGTTCTTCAAAAAGTGTTGCTTTTTCATTACTCAACACATTTTTTTTAGTCATCATTAAATCAACTGCTCTAAATAAATGTTTTCCTTTGGTATCGTATAGCGATTCAAAATAAATACTTGGATTGTCTATTGTAACTTTATCTTTCTTTTTAATTTTAAAAACAATTAATACTACAATTATAGCTATTAATATTAGTAATACGAAATATTTTATATTAGATTTCATCATGTAATGTTTGTAAAAAGTTTCTAATTTCTTTTAATTTAGTCACTAAAGTTGCTTGTTTATCTGTTGCTACTACAACATTTCCTTCTTTTAGTTTATTTTTAGCACCTTCTAGTGTAAATCCTTTTTCTTTTACCAAATAGTAAATGAGTTTTAAATTCTCAATATCTTTTTGAGTAAACAATCGGTTTCCTTTAGCTGTTTTTCTTGGTTTGAGTGAAGGAAATTCTTTCTCCCAAAATCTAATTAATGAAGTATTTACATCTAGCATTTTAGCTACTTCACTAATAGAGTAATATAGTTTTTCAATATCTTTTTCTTTATATGGCATATCAATATATTAATCGAATGATTGATTGTTTTGATCAGACATTTCAATAATTTTGTCGTATTCTTCTGGCGACAAATCATTAAAATAAAAATTAATTGGATTTATCTTTGTTCCGTTTTTCCAAACTTCATAATGGCAATGTGGTCCTGTTGATTTTCCTGTACTACCAACCAAAGCAATAGTCTCTCCTCTTTTTACTTTCTGTCCTGCTTTAACCAATATTTTACTATTGTGAGCATATAAAGTATGATAACCAAAGCCATGATCTATTACAACTTTATTACCATAACCACCACCTTGATTAGATGCTATTTTTACTACGCCATCTCCTGTCGCATAAACTGGCGTTCCTGTTGGTGCCGTAAAATCCATTCCTGCATGAAATTTTCTAGTTTTATACACTGGATCAATTCTATAACCATAACCAGAAGCCATGCGTTTTAAATCTTTATTTGCTACTGGTTGTATTGCAGGAATACTGTGTAATAAATCTTCTTTCTTCTTAATCAATTCTATCAATTCTTTATATGATTTAGATTGAACATAGGTCTTTTTTTCTAATGCTTCTATTTTTTCTAGCGTTTCACTTATTATTTTTCCTTCAGATACATTCTTTAACTCTGCATATATTTTAGAGCGTTCTATTTTTAAATTTCTAATTTCATCTGGTAATGGATCTGCTTCAAAAATAACTCTATAGATATTATCATCTTTATTACTTAAATCTTGCAATACACCAGATAAAGCATCTATTCGTTTATTTAAGATTTCATATCTATCTAAAATTTCATTTATTTCTTGTTGATTTTTTTTCTCTTCAGGCGTTTCAAAAAAACTATATCCTAAAACCATAGCTAAAAATCCGAAGAAAAAAGCTGATGTAAAAAAACCTAACACTCTTACAAATCGTTGTTTAATACTCAACTTGTACTTTTCGTAGCGTAGCGTGTTAGGATTATAATAATATTTCTCTTTTGGCATCTTTTACAGCTAAAAAATTATAATTTTGTGTCAATTTTCATGCAAGATATTAAACTTTAATTGTATGCAAACTAAGTTCAAAGTTAAACTTTTTAAAAAATATTTTAATTAATTGATATACAATGAATTATTTATCCGCTTCCGAAATCAGAAATCACTTTTTAAACTTCTTTAAATCAAAAAAACATCATATAGTTCCATCTGCACCTATTGTTGTAAAAAATGATCCTACGCTAATGTTTACCAATGCTGGAATGAATCAATTTAAAGATTATTTTTTAGGCAATCAACAAGCACCGTATCCTAGAATTGCAGATACGCAAAAATGTTTAAGAGTTTCTGGTAAGCACAACGACTTAGAAGAAGTTGGTGTGGATACTTATCATCATACTATGTTTGAAATGTTAGGCAACTGGAGTTTTGGCGACTATTTTAAAGCTGAAGCTATTGCTTGGAGTTGGGAATTTCTAACCGAAGTTTTAAAGATTGATAAGAACCGTTTATTTGTTACTATTTTTGAAGGTGATGCAAATGAAAACCTACCAAAAGATGAAGAAGCATATAATGAATGGAAAAAACATATTGCAGAAGATAGAATTTTACTAGGCAATAAAAAAGACAATTTTTGGGAAATGGGTGATACTGGTCCTTGTGGTCCTTGTACCGAAATTCATATTGATTGTAGAACAGATGAGGAAAGAAATACGGTTGCTGGTGCTTCATTGGTAAATGCAGATCATCCACAAGTAATTGAAATTTGGAACAATGTATTCATTCAATTCAACAGAAAAAAAGATGGTAGCTTAGAAGAGTTACCTGCAAAACATGTAGATACTGGAATGGGTTTTGAAAGATTAGTGCGAGTAATTCAAAATAAAAATTCTAATTACGATACCGATGTTTTTAGTCCTATTATTGATTTAGTTACCGAAATCACTCAACAACAATACGATGGTTCTGACACCAAACAAGCCATTGCATTTAGAGTAATTGCCGACCATATTCGTGCAGTAAGTTTTACTATTACAGATGGACAATTGCCAAGCAATACTGGTGCTGGTTATGTGATTAGAAGAATTTTAAGACGAGCAGTACGATATTATTTTTCTTATCTCAACAGAAAAGAACCTTTATTACATTTATTAGTCGAGAAATTAGCCGAACAATTTCAAGAAGTATTTCCAGAATTATATCAACAAAAATCATTTGTACAAAAAGTAATTTTAGAAGAAGAAACTACCTTTTTGAAAACATTAGAAAAAGGATTAAAAAGGTTAGATGAGTATATGGAAGCGATTACAAATAAAAGGCTTGAAGATTTTCCAAATACATCATCTGAAATAGACTTTAAAGTAATAAATCCATTAGATAAGATAAGTGAAGTAGTTAATCAAAAAATAATATTTGATGGCACAATATGTTTCGAACTTTACGATACTTATGGTTTTCCTATTGACTTAACAAGATTAATAGTTGAAGAACATGGTTGGGTTATTGATGAAAAAGGTTTTGAAACTGAATTACAAGCTCAGAAAGAAAGAAGTAGAGCTGCTACAAAATTAGAAGTAGATGATTGGACAATCATAAATGATGGTAGTGTAGATTTTGTTGGTTATACTTCGTTAGAAACTCCAGCTAAAATCTTGAAATATAGAAAAATTGAAAGCAAG
Above is a genomic segment from Chitinophagales bacterium containing:
- the alaS gene encoding alanine--tRNA ligase, giving the protein MNYLSASEIRNHFLNFFKSKKHHIVPSAPIVVKNDPTLMFTNAGMNQFKDYFLGNQQAPYPRIADTQKCLRVSGKHNDLEEVGVDTYHHTMFEMLGNWSFGDYFKAEAIAWSWEFLTEVLKIDKNRLFVTIFEGDANENLPKDEEAYNEWKKHIAEDRILLGNKKDNFWEMGDTGPCGPCTEIHIDCRTDEERNTVAGASLVNADHPQVIEIWNNVFIQFNRKKDGSLEELPAKHVDTGMGFERLVRVIQNKNSNYDTDVFSPIIDLVTEITQQQYDGSDTKQAIAFRVIADHIRAVSFTITDGQLPSNTGAGYVIRRILRRAVRYYFSYLNRKEPLLHLLVEKLAEQFQEVFPELYQQKSFVQKVILEEETTFLKTLEKGLKRLDEYMEAITNKRLEDFPNTSSEIDFKVINPLDKISEVVNQKIIFDGTICFELYDTYGFPIDLTRLIVEEHGWVIDEKGFETELQAQKERSRAATKLEVDDWTIINDGSVDFVGYTSLETPAKILKYRKIESKEKEQYQIVLDKTPFYAESGGQVGDRGILSFSNEIIEVTDTKKENDLIIHFTDELPKNINESLEAHVFENIRHLTANHHTATHLLHAALRTVLGEHVAQKGSLVNSDYLRFDFSHFAKCTEEELQAVEQLVNEKIRANIPVIIKTMSKDEALQLGAMALFGEKYGDEVRVIIIDEHYSIELCGGTHVATTGELGLFKITSESGIAAGVRRIEAVCASKAEHYINEKLEELSAIYTQLKNSKDAIHSITQLQEENNALKKQIEQQALVQVAHLKTNLKNKIKSINNINVLITNIDNISAEALKKLQFDLKNEVDNLFFLATTVNNDKPLLSLIIADNVVTEKNLHAGSIIKQLAKNIKGGGGGQAFYATAGGNDASGIDAAIQEAEEIIK
- a CDS encoding M23 family metallopeptidase; amino-acid sequence: MPKEKYYYNPNTLRYEKYKLSIKQRFVRVLGFFTSAFFFGFLAMVLGYSFFETPEEKKNQQEINEILDRYEILNKRIDALSGVLQDLSNKDDNIYRVIFEADPLPDEIRNLKIERSKIYAELKNVSEGKIISETLEKIEALEKKTYVQSKSYKELIELIKKKEDLLHSIPAIQPVANKDLKRMASGYGYRIDPVYKTRKFHAGMDFTAPTGTPVYATGDGVVKIASNQGGGYGNKVVIDHGFGYHTLYAHNSKILVKAGQKVKRGETIALVGSTGKSTGPHCHYEVWKNGTKINPINFYFNDLSPEEYDKIIEMSDQNNQSFD
- a CDS encoding MerR family transcriptional regulator — translated: MPYKEKDIEKLYYSISEVAKMLDVNTSLIRFWEKEFPSLKPRKTAKGNRLFTQKDIENLKLIYYLVKEKGFTLEGAKNKLKEGNVVVATDKQATLVTKLKEIRNFLQTLHDEI